The Daucus carota subsp. sativus chromosome 2, DH1 v3.0, whole genome shotgun sequence genome includes a window with the following:
- the LOC108207199 gene encoding uncharacterized protein LOC108207199, producing MLSRKRKLEDVETITLNAECSAVIQKSIPQKLKDPGSFSLPCTIGNMENIKALCDLGASVSLMPYSICKRLGRGELKKTRISLQLADRTIKHPLGVVDDVLVKVDKLFIPCDFVVLDMDEDVEMPIITDFILYPSTSMKLM from the coding sequence ATGTTGTCCAGGAAGCGGAAACTTGAAGATGTGGAAACCATTACTCTCAATGCAGAGTGTAGTGCAGTTATTCAAAAATCAATTCCGCAAAAGTTAAAAGATCCTGGAAGCTTCTCTTTGCCATGCACTATTGGAAATATGGAGAATATTAAAGCCTTGTGTGATTTGGGGGCTAGTGTGAGTTTGATGCCATACTCCATTTGCAAGAGGCTTGGTCGTGGAGAGCTCAAGAAGACAAGAATCTCACTTCAGTTGGCAGATCGTACAATCAAGCATCCTTTGGGGGTCGTTGATGATGTTCTTGTCAAGGTCGATAAATTATTTATCCCTTGTGATTTTGTGGTGTTGGATATGGATGAAGATGTGGAGATGCCCATAATCACCGACTTCATTCTCTATCCCAGCACCAGTATGAAATTAATGTAA
- the LOC135150465 gene encoding uncharacterized protein LOC135150465, which produces MAALKAEIERLNAENARFRSGELKDKKDKDDKDDHSNADAADRSDKDGDTDRSDKGGDGASEKDSSAADKSKGKMPESENIFTNQDYDNIPEDVDDDDAFDSAYFEAEEEGRFEESFLFNEDHSVGPEHMEKVRMFKAQHEASKAKLQELQKLVDEKRTTDELVKLEKQKIWDAKFKEKREDISRKVGESWDIASSDEDLNSDIPLDSEDSDTEMMQLAALMVKSFKKMAYKNFNKGKKFTRKDRNSDIKGFKKNEGKEEKSGKVDKSKFTCFNCGEKGHFATECKKAKNENGQAFITKKGN; this is translated from the exons ATGGCTGCTCTAAaagctgagatagaaaggttgaatgctgagaatgccagattcagaagtggagagctg aaagataagaaggataaggatgacaaagatgatcacagcaatgctgatgctgctgataggagtgataaggatgGAGATAcagataggagtgataagggtggagatggagcaagtgaaaaggattcttctgcagctgaCAAGTCTAAAGGGAAAATGCCTgaatctgagaacatcttcactaatcaggattatgacaacattcctgaagatgttgatgatgatgatgcttttgattctgcttattttgaagctgaggaagaaggtcgtttcgaggaaagcTTTCTTTTCAACGAAGATCATTCTGTGGgccctgagcacatggaaaaggtcagaatgtttaaagctcaacatgaagctagcaaagcaaagcttcaggaactacagaaactggtggatgagaagaggacaactgatgagttggtcaagctggagaaacagaagatATGGGATGCAAAGttcaaggaaaagagagaggatatctccaggaaagttggtgaaagctgggatattgctag cTCTGATGAGGACTTAAACTCTGATATCCCCTTAGACTCTGAGGACAGTgacactgagatgatgcagctggcagcttTAATGgtcaaaagcttcaagaagatggcttacaaaaaCTTCAATAAGGGAAAGAAGTTTACGAGGaaggacagaaactctgacataAAAGgtttcaagaagaatgagggaaaggaagaaaaatctggaaaagttGACAAATCCAAGTTTacctgcttcaactgtggtgaaaagggtcactttgcaactgagtgcaagaaggccaagaatgaaaatggACAAGCTTTCATCACCAAAAAAGGAAACTAG